In one Musa acuminata AAA Group cultivar baxijiao chromosome BXJ2-5, Cavendish_Baxijiao_AAA, whole genome shotgun sequence genomic region, the following are encoded:
- the LOC135585969 gene encoding protein G1-like4: protein MDFVPNPDSPHSDNSGGLNSSPQQVASSSTATSTGAPSSSSSSSSPSLSRYESQKRRDWNTFGQYLKNHRPPLSLARCSGAHVLEFLRYLDQFGKTKVHTQMCPFFGHPNPPAPCPCPLRQAWGSLDALIGRLRAAYEENGGKPESNPFGARAVRLYLREVRETQSKARGVSYEKKKRKKPQQHQQHPPPPPAAA from the coding sequence ATGGACTTCGTACCTAACCCAGATAGCCCCCACTCCGACAACAGCGGCGGCCTTAACAGCAGCCCCCAGCAGGTTGCGTCCTCCTCCACCGCCACCTCCACAGgagcgccctcctcctcctcctcctcctcatcaccgTCATTGAGCCGCTACGAGTCACAGAAGCGCCGCGACTGGAACACCTTCGGGCAGTACCTCAAGAATCACCGACCCCCGCTGTCGCTCGCGCGGTGCAGCGGCGCCCATGTGCTCGAGTTCCTCCGCTACCTCGACCAATTCGGCAAGACCAAGGTGCACACCCAGATGTGTCCCTTCTTCGGCCACCCCAACCCCCCGGCTCCTTGCCCCTGCCCCCTCCGCCAAGCCTGGGGCAGCCTCGACGCCCTCATCGGCCGCCTTCGCGCCGCCTACGAAGAGAACGGAGGCAAGCCCGAGTCCAACCCGTTCGGCGCTCGCGCCGTCCGCCTCTACCTCCGTGAAGTCCGCGAAACTCAGTCCAAAGCCCGCGGCGTCAGCTACGAGAAGAAGAAGCGCAAGAAGCCCCAGCAGCACCAGCAACACCCTCCGCCGCCACCTGCTGCGGCATAA